The Puntigrus tetrazona isolate hp1 chromosome 4, ASM1883169v1, whole genome shotgun sequence genome includes a window with the following:
- the fabp1a gene encoding fatty acid binding protein 1-A, liver isoform X1, producing the protein MDFSGKYQLESHENFEAFMKAIGLPDEEIEKGKDIKSISEIHQDGKDFKVTVTAGTKVVLYSFTVGEECELETFTGEKAKSVVHMDGNKLTVCVKGIESVTELTGDTIINVRLNIIIIIITFIITHT; encoded by the exons ATGGATTTCAGTGGAAAATACCAGCTGGAGTCACACGAGAACTTCGAGGCCTTCATGAAGGCCATCg GGCTGCCGGATGAAGAGATCGAGAAAGGCAAAGACATCAAGAGCATCTCAGAGATCCATCAGGACGGGAAGGACTTTAAAGTGACGGTGACGGCCGGGACCAAAGTGGTGCTGTACTCGTTTACCGTAGGAGAAGAGTGTGAGCTGGAGACCTTCACCGGAGAGAAAGCTAAA agcgTGGTTCACATGGATGGGAATAAGCTGACGGTGTGTGTGAAGGGGATCGAGTCTGTGACGGAGCTGACCGGAGACACCATCATTAACGTAAGACtgaacatcatcatcatcatcatcaccttcatcatcacacacacctgA
- the fabp1a gene encoding fatty acid binding protein 1-A, liver isoform X2, producing the protein MDFSGKYQLESHENFEAFMKAIGLPDEEIEKGKDIKSISEIHQDGKDFKVTVTAGTKVVLYSFTVGEECELETFTGEKAKSVVHMDGNKLTVCVKGIESVTELTGDTIINILSFEGIVYKRLSRRI; encoded by the exons ATGGATTTCAGTGGAAAATACCAGCTGGAGTCACACGAGAACTTCGAGGCCTTCATGAAGGCCATCg GGCTGCCGGATGAAGAGATCGAGAAAGGCAAAGACATCAAGAGCATCTCAGAGATCCATCAGGACGGGAAGGACTTTAAAGTGACGGTGACGGCCGGGACCAAAGTGGTGCTGTACTCGTTTACCGTAGGAGAAGAGTGTGAGCTGGAGACCTTCACCGGAGAGAAAGCTAAA agcgTGGTTCACATGGATGGGAATAAGCTGACGGTGTGTGTGAAGGGGATCGAGTCTGTGACGGAGCTGACCGGAGACACCATCATTAAC ATCCTCAGCTTCGAGGGAATCGTCTAC